The following coding sequences are from one Methanosarcina sp. WWM596 window:
- the artC gene encoding archaeosortase C: MMDNENKNLVLILLVLALFTGMAVEVSEGSTAVGFVLFLISVFLLTRINFKQLGSSGMLKKSKTYFVIGVFIVSADLYYNFKNGGELGTLDVMTLFFGASLIGTQLQNPQIERVSRFGMYISSVFVVLYFIFYSMFAFLNIDFLHKFDHYLILLPTVKLLGLAGIPLEVITTETVRVSGVEEMTVVIGGPCSGLYSMFLLIGIVFGYSQIEKMEIKKTLIMLGFCVVVAYIANLFRVIALYFAAYYYGQETMMLLHTHLGWIIFAAVAAGIMYFIEPKR; encoded by the coding sequence ATGATGGACAATGAAAATAAAAACCTGGTGTTAATTCTACTGGTTCTTGCATTGTTTACAGGGATGGCAGTTGAAGTCAGTGAGGGCTCTACTGCTGTTGGGTTTGTCCTGTTCCTTATATCTGTTTTCTTGCTGACAAGAATTAATTTCAAACAACTGGGCAGTTCCGGTATGTTGAAAAAATCGAAAACTTATTTTGTCATAGGGGTCTTTATAGTCTCAGCTGACCTTTATTATAACTTCAAAAACGGAGGAGAACTCGGGACCCTTGATGTTATGACCTTGTTCTTCGGAGCCTCTTTAATCGGGACCCAGCTCCAAAACCCGCAGATTGAGCGCGTCTCCAGGTTTGGAATGTACATTTCGTCGGTTTTTGTCGTACTGTACTTTATTTTTTATTCCATGTTTGCTTTTCTTAATATTGATTTCCTGCACAAATTCGACCATTACTTGATCCTTCTTCCGACTGTAAAGCTGCTTGGCCTTGCAGGTATCCCTTTGGAGGTAATCACTACGGAAACTGTCAGGGTCAGCGGTGTTGAAGAAATGACTGTGGTTATTGGGGGCCCCTGCTCAGGTCTGTACTCTATGTTCCTCCTGATCGGGATTGTCTTTGGGTATAGCCAGATCGAAAAAATGGAAATTAAAAAAACCCTGATAATGCTTGGGTTTTGTGTTGTTGTCGCTTATATAGCGAATTTATTTAGAGTCATTGCTCTTTATTTCGCGGCTTACTATTATGGGCAGGAAACAATGATGTTGCTGCACACACATTTGGGCTGGATTATTTTTGCAGCTGTTGCAGCAGGTATAATGTACTTTATAGAACCTAAGAGATGA
- a CDS encoding GNAT family N-acetyltransferase → MIEITESFDREKWENFVSSHPEGNVFQTCAMADVYRSTRNYEPVSLAAVEQESGEILAGLQAVIIRDAPGLVGSISSRSIITGGPLYIKGKKGLEAFEKLLEYYEKFLHNRAIYTQIRNHFDTETSKTTLESLGYQYEPHLNYLINLNRPAKEIWGDIHKPRRKGINRAEKIGIKVRKIETRDEVKDCYKVIEETYKNVRLPLADISLLESAYDKLSDSGLIDFYLAILEGEVVGSRVVLKYKGLVHDWYAGSKQEINYVNEAVVWHMLSEYAGKEKVFDFGGAGHPDKPYGVREFKRRFGGEEVNFGRYEKVHDRNKKELLNLGFKAYKKLNLARVF, encoded by the coding sequence TTGATTGAAATTACCGAGTCATTTGATCGGGAGAAATGGGAGAATTTTGTCTCCAGCCACCCGGAAGGAAATGTTTTTCAGACCTGTGCAATGGCAGACGTATACCGGTCAACCAGAAACTACGAGCCAGTCTCGCTTGCTGCAGTCGAGCAGGAAAGCGGAGAGATACTTGCAGGCCTGCAGGCAGTTATTATAAGAGATGCTCCCGGCCTGGTTGGTTCAATCTCCTCAAGATCGATCATCACCGGCGGCCCCCTTTACATAAAAGGCAAAAAAGGGCTCGAAGCCTTTGAAAAGCTGCTTGAATATTATGAGAAGTTTCTGCACAACAGAGCCATATATACCCAGATCCGCAACCATTTTGATACGGAGACCTCAAAAACCACTCTTGAATCCCTCGGATACCAGTATGAACCCCATTTAAATTACCTGATAAACCTCAACCGCCCTGCAAAAGAAATCTGGGGAGATATCCACAAACCCCGCAGGAAAGGGATAAACAGAGCTGAGAAAATAGGAATCAAAGTCAGGAAAATAGAAACAAGAGATGAGGTAAAAGACTGCTATAAAGTAATTGAGGAAACCTATAAAAACGTAAGACTCCCCCTTGCAGACATCTCTCTTCTTGAAAGCGCATATGACAAACTTTCCGATTCCGGACTTATCGATTTCTACCTCGCAATCCTTGAAGGCGAGGTTGTCGGCTCAAGAGTAGTCCTGAAATATAAAGGTCTGGTGCACGACTGGTACGCAGGCTCAAAACAGGAAATAAATTACGTAAATGAAGCCGTTGTCTGGCACATGCTCTCGGAATACGCAGGCAAGGAAAAAGTATTTGATTTTGGAGGGGCCGGCCATCCTGACAAGCCCTATGGAGTAAGGGAATTTAAGAGAAGGTTTGGCGGCGAGGAAGTGAATTTTGGGAGATACGAGAAGGTTCACGACCGGAACAAAAAAGAACTATTGAATCTGGGGTTCAAGGCATATAAAAAATTGAATCTTGCAAGGGTGTTCTGA
- a CDS encoding DUF354 domain-containing protein, which produces MNILFDIGHPKDVNVFKNVIWNLQERGHETKIVARAKENTKRVLEEYGFEYEVCRYYKTMLGKALGILMNDLWLYKQVRLFKPDVFVSPGSPYSAHVSRILKKPHIAFSDTEIAGLVIKLTFPFTDKIYTSNSFYLDLGPKQERFDGYYELAYLHPKYFTPNKEVLNKYQLNDKYIILRLSALSSHHDINATGLNFKTEEELREYVNQLEKYGRVVISSDTTAWQTVKDYQLKIDPKDLHDVIYFSALCIGEGATMASEAAILGVPSIYVSNTRRGYLNELEEKYGLAYTILDRSTALDKAVSLLKNDTLKEEWLLKKQNMLEEKVGVVEFIVNMIENSGKVS; this is translated from the coding sequence GTGAATATACTATTTGATATCGGGCACCCAAAAGATGTAAATGTCTTTAAAAACGTGATCTGGAATCTTCAAGAAAGGGGTCACGAGACCAAGATAGTGGCAAGAGCCAAAGAAAATACGAAAAGAGTACTTGAAGAGTACGGATTTGAGTATGAGGTGTGCAGATATTATAAGACAATGCTTGGAAAAGCCTTAGGGATACTAATGAATGATTTGTGGCTTTACAAACAGGTGAGATTGTTTAAACCGGATGTTTTTGTGAGCCCCGGTTCTCCTTATTCAGCACATGTGAGCCGTATTCTTAAAAAACCTCATATTGCTTTTTCAGATACCGAGATTGCAGGTCTCGTAATTAAACTTACTTTTCCTTTTACTGACAAGATATACACTTCAAATTCATTTTATCTGGATTTGGGACCTAAGCAAGAAAGGTTTGACGGATACTACGAGCTTGCATACTTACATCCAAAGTATTTTACTCCAAATAAAGAAGTGCTAAATAAGTATCAACTAAATGATAAGTATATAATTCTCAGGTTATCTGCCCTTTCCTCCCATCATGATATAAACGCAACAGGACTGAATTTTAAAACTGAAGAAGAACTTCGAGAGTATGTGAACCAGCTCGAAAAATATGGTAGAGTAGTAATATCTTCCGATACTACAGCTTGGCAAACAGTAAAAGATTACCAGTTAAAAATAGATCCAAAAGACCTCCACGATGTAATTTATTTTTCTGCTCTCTGCATTGGAGAAGGCGCTACAATGGCATCTGAAGCTGCTATCCTCGGAGTCCCTTCAATATACGTCTCAAATACCCGGAGAGGATACCTGAACGAACTTGAAGAAAAATACGGATTGGCTTATACAATATTAGATAGAAGCACTGCACTGGATAAAGCCGTATCTCTATTGAAAAATGATACATTAAAAGAAGAATGGCTGTTAAAAAAGCAGAACATGTTAGAAGAAAAAGTTGGTGTTGTGGAGTTTATAGTCAATATGATTGAAAACTCAGGAAAAGTAAGCTGA
- a CDS encoding WbqC family protein translates to MIVGIHQPNYFPYLGFFDKLRKSDVFIIYDDAQFTKGDFQQRNRIRIYHGWKWLTVPVEKKHIPINQIKIRNDVEIEGTNWQEAHFKEINDNYKKAPFYPNFEKDIRRIYGQEYDMLLDINLKLIEFLMKSFEIDTEIIHSSEFGFNSKSTERLVDLVSAVGGDVYLSGPMGKDYLNPQLFDEKNIQVCFQDFRHPVYKQQYDGFEPNMSAIDALLNAGPEVGNYE, encoded by the coding sequence ATGATAGTAGGAATACATCAACCGAATTATTTTCCATATTTAGGTTTTTTTGACAAGCTGAGAAAATCTGATGTATTCATTATCTATGATGATGCTCAGTTTACCAAAGGGGACTTCCAGCAGAGAAACAGGATAAGAATATACCACGGATGGAAATGGCTTACTGTGCCTGTTGAGAAAAAGCATATTCCCATCAATCAAATAAAAATAAGAAACGATGTTGAAATAGAAGGAACAAACTGGCAGGAAGCTCATTTTAAAGAAATAAACGATAACTACAAAAAAGCTCCTTTTTATCCGAATTTTGAAAAAGATATTCGCCGAATCTATGGGCAAGAATATGATATGCTTCTCGACATAAACCTGAAATTGATCGAATTTCTAATGAAATCATTTGAGATTGATACTGAAATTATTCATTCAAGTGAATTCGGGTTCAATTCCAAGTCAACAGAAAGACTTGTCGATCTTGTCAGTGCAGTTGGCGGGGACGTTTATCTATCAGGCCCAATGGGTAAAGACTATCTTAATCCTCAGTTGTTCGACGAAAAAAATATTCAGGTATGTTTTCAGGATTTCAGACATCCGGTTTATAAGCAGCAGTACGATGGGTTTGAGCCAAATATGTCGGCTATAGATGCTTTATTGAATGCTGGTCCAGAGGTTGGTAATTATGAATGA
- a CDS encoding PIG-L deacetylase family protein gives MKKRVIKITRTVLAMGAHPDDMELEAGGTLAKFAKKGYDVYLLILTSGGYTDINGKTYIDEELRNEAKDATKILGIKGIMFLSYPTKDLPADGEIITKVDTIVNELHPDVFISHHPFDSHQDHKSAADIMFAVSRQGRVKNVLSASTLPYRPNVFAFRPQFFVDITETLETKLNAIRAYKTQYTKFGSEVLIEHVKGMAKTYGWAMGFEYAECFEVIRMDDSLWA, from the coding sequence TTGAAAAAGAGAGTGATTAAAATTACACGTACAGTTCTTGCTATGGGTGCTCATCCAGATGATATGGAACTTGAAGCTGGTGGGACGCTTGCGAAGTTTGCAAAGAAAGGATATGATGTATACCTGTTAATTCTAACATCAGGTGGCTATACAGACATAAATGGTAAGACTTACATTGATGAAGAACTGAGGAATGAAGCTAAAGATGCTACTAAGATACTGGGAATAAAAGGTATTATGTTTCTTAGTTACCCAACAAAAGACTTACCAGCAGATGGAGAAATAATTACTAAAGTTGATACCATCGTTAATGAATTACATCCAGATGTCTTTATTTCTCATCATCCTTTTGATTCCCATCAGGATCATAAGTCCGCAGCTGATATAATGTTTGCAGTTTCCCGTCAGGGTCGTGTAAAAAACGTGTTAAGTGCTTCAACGTTGCCATACAGACCTAATGTATTCGCCTTTAGACCCCAATTCTTTGTAGATATCACGGAAACTCTTGAAACCAAACTAAATGCCATTAGAGCCTACAAAACCCAGTACACAAAATTTGGTAGCGAAGTGCTGATAGAACATGTAAAAGGAATGGCTAAAACTTACGGCTGGGCAATGGGATTCGAATATGCCGAATGTTTCGAAGTAATACGAATGGATGACAGCCTATGGGCATAA
- a CDS encoding M48 family metalloprotease: MAGSGIPGSFDFSSALSGGLTIEIILFIVVIAILGFLLYAYIYFSSSKRVLKWYGAEKVEKSEKALLYSLLEDLTSKAKVKPPEIYSFESSIPSMFTVGHASKTSLAISTSMLEIFGELELEALMAHEVGHIKNKDVSKNTFTAFLAGTIMSFPNFAMWCSMLSGFGQPEDPAPKFFRYIVTAIAVPPAALLIHLRNPMKRELEADEVAVNLTENPRVLAKTIEYLENYIPLQPVSTRFNPGHFHLFSTHTQQIRGYLSIFISMFDTHPETGDRVARILNHSTYSKNDNIDNKRSRVPGFFDVKNWRFALGISFVSYMAFLFVIIVGVTFAIKDFNFLVNGGIAAAYTGAVLLLLGATAKLSRRRIYLRSFSPTRKRVFLNSVQAFKHLMIRGLNSIHFNRSHIAHKEKSDAIEEKKSETS; encoded by the coding sequence ATGGCTGGATCTGGAATTCCTGGGTCTTTTGATTTTTCTTCAGCTTTATCAGGCGGGCTCACGATAGAAATTATTTTGTTTATTGTAGTAATTGCAATCCTGGGATTCCTCCTGTATGCGTATATATATTTTTCAAGCAGCAAACGGGTACTCAAATGGTACGGAGCAGAGAAAGTAGAGAAAAGCGAAAAAGCTCTCCTCTATTCGCTTCTTGAAGATCTGACCTCAAAGGCAAAAGTCAAACCTCCGGAAATATACTCCTTTGAATCGAGCATCCCTTCAATGTTTACCGTAGGACATGCCAGTAAAACATCGCTTGCCATTTCAACATCCATGCTTGAGATTTTCGGGGAACTGGAACTTGAAGCTTTGATGGCACACGAAGTCGGGCACATAAAAAATAAAGACGTGAGCAAAAACACATTTACAGCATTTCTTGCAGGCACAATAATGTCTTTTCCGAATTTTGCGATGTGGTGCTCGATGCTCTCAGGGTTCGGACAGCCGGAAGACCCGGCGCCGAAATTCTTCAGGTATATTGTAACTGCTATTGCAGTCCCGCCTGCAGCACTTCTTATTCATCTTAGAAACCCGATGAAAAGAGAACTTGAAGCCGATGAAGTAGCAGTCAACCTGACAGAAAACCCCCGGGTCCTGGCAAAAACTATCGAGTACCTTGAAAATTATATTCCCCTTCAGCCAGTATCAACCAGGTTTAACCCCGGGCATTTCCACCTGTTCAGCACTCACACACAGCAGATAAGAGGATACCTTTCTATTTTCATATCCATGTTTGATACACATCCCGAAACAGGAGACAGGGTTGCACGTATCCTCAACCATTCGACGTATTCTAAAAATGACAACATCGATAATAAGCGCTCAAGAGTCCCGGGCTTTTTTGATGTGAAAAACTGGAGGTTTGCATTAGGGATAAGCTTTGTCTCATACATGGCTTTTCTGTTTGTAATTATAGTAGGGGTTACTTTTGCAATCAAAGATTTCAATTTCCTTGTCAATGGAGGAATTGCTGCAGCATATACAGGTGCAGTTTTACTGCTTTTAGGGGCTACTGCGAAGCTGTCCAGAAGAAGGATTTATTTGAGGAGCTTTTCTCCAACCCGTAAAAGGGTTTTTTTAAACTCAGTGCAGGCTTTCAAACATTTGATGATAAGAGGATTAAACTCAATTCATTTCAACCGCAGCCACATAGCCCATAAAGAAAAATCGGATGCGATAGAAGAGAAAAAAAGTGAGACTTCATAA
- a CDS encoding glycosyltransferase family 2 protein, with translation MGIKDYILVTPCKNEEESLPKLAESVVNQTIKPILWVIVDDGSTDRTPEILRNITSKHSWIKSLRLNEKPRDLGIHLSHVYRTGFDYAFNYCKENNLEYYYIGSVDADITFDGNYFESLMSEFEKNKNLGICSGHVGNIINNKIIWSNFRKDIPSGGARLWKKECFIDTEGYLLTCSPDSVSNVKATIRGWDIRQFEHIKMISTRAYASAEGQWKGYKKLGVNNYFIGYTPTHVLLKGIRMLYSTDGYSKNGVGLAYIIGYFSEYIKGAPRIKDDEILDYYKYKRLKEILCSKLKSRSVKK, from the coding sequence ATGGGCATAAAAGACTATATACTTGTAACCCCCTGCAAAAATGAAGAAGAAAGTCTTCCAAAACTCGCAGAATCTGTAGTTAATCAGACAATAAAACCAATACTTTGGGTTATTGTCGATGATGGGAGTACAGATAGAACTCCTGAAATATTGAGAAATATCACTTCAAAGCATAGCTGGATTAAAAGTTTAAGATTGAATGAAAAGCCAAGAGACCTAGGAATACACTTATCACATGTCTACAGAACTGGATTTGACTACGCTTTCAATTACTGTAAAGAAAATAACTTGGAGTATTATTATATTGGTAGCGTTGATGCAGATATTACATTTGATGGCAATTATTTTGAATCTCTTATGAGTGAATTTGAAAAAAATAAAAACTTAGGCATATGTAGCGGTCATGTAGGTAACATTATCAATAATAAAATTATATGGAGCAATTTCAGAAAAGATATACCTTCCGGAGGAGCCAGACTCTGGAAAAAGGAATGTTTTATAGATACTGAAGGCTATCTGCTGACATGTAGCCCAGATAGCGTATCAAATGTAAAAGCCACAATCCGGGGATGGGACATAAGACAGTTTGAACACATAAAAATGATATCTACAAGAGCATATGCCAGCGCTGAAGGTCAATGGAAAGGGTATAAAAAATTGGGCGTCAACAACTATTTTATAGGCTACACTCCCACACATGTTTTGCTAAAAGGAATAAGAATGTTATATAGTACTGATGGTTATTCTAAAAATGGGGTAGGATTAGCATACATAATAGGTTATTTCTCAGAATATATTAAAGGTGCTCCTAGAATAAAAGATGATGAAATATTAGACTACTATAAATACAAACGGTTGAAGGAGATACTATGTTCAAAGCTGAAGTCTCGCAGCGTAAAAAAGTAA
- a CDS encoding methionyl-tRNA formyltransferase, producing MNENRINTIFFGNNGLILDCLIENSNVKSVFCQPLEKSNVNRIKITETTDKSFIPFHEPDRIELYNYIDYIKDSNPDLIVVCGYKYIIRNEIFNIPRFKSINIHPSYLPYYRGQHVVNWAIANGENETGVTIHFVDKGIDTGDIIVQKKIPILFEDSANTLHYRIYHEACELLKYVLNTISSGKVLQAEKQDDSKASYFRPRTPENGIIDWNRDGIEIYNLIRALVKPWPGAYGYIKGKKIIFWGAQFEADSSNYSSLGEIIASSDSNFIISVKGGKLSIDNYAVLDKNGNETKLELRIGDKFEKESD from the coding sequence ATGAATGAAAACAGAATTAACACGATATTTTTTGGCAACAATGGTTTGATTTTGGATTGCTTAATTGAAAATTCAAATGTAAAAAGCGTTTTTTGCCAGCCTCTGGAAAAAAGTAATGTGAATAGAATTAAAATTACAGAAACTACTGATAAATCTTTCATACCATTTCACGAACCAGACAGAATAGAACTTTATAATTATATAGACTATATAAAAGACTCAAATCCCGATTTAATTGTTGTTTGCGGATATAAATATATTATTAGAAATGAAATATTTAATATTCCCAGGTTTAAATCCATAAATATACATCCTTCATATCTGCCTTATTATAGAGGCCAGCATGTGGTTAACTGGGCTATAGCCAATGGAGAAAATGAAACTGGAGTAACAATACACTTCGTTGATAAGGGAATTGACACTGGAGATATAATAGTCCAGAAAAAAATTCCTATTTTATTTGAAGACTCCGCAAATACATTACATTACAGAATATATCATGAGGCATGTGAGCTATTAAAGTATGTCCTTAATACCATCTCATCTGGAAAGGTTCTCCAAGCTGAAAAACAGGACGATTCAAAAGCATCTTATTTTAGACCAAGAACCCCTGAAAATGGAATAATCGATTGGAACAGAGATGGGATTGAGATTTACAATTTAATAAGGGCACTTGTTAAGCCTTGGCCGGGTGCTTACGGTTATATAAAAGGTAAAAAAATTATTTTTTGGGGTGCCCAATTTGAGGCTGACTCATCCAATTACTCTTCACTAGGTGAAATAATCGCTAGTTCTGATTCTAACTTTATAATAAGTGTAAAAGGCGGTAAATTGTCAATTGACAATTATGCAGTTCTTGATAAAAATGGGAATGAAACAAAATTAGAACTCCGAATTGGAGATAAATTTGAAAAAGAGAGTGATTAA
- a CDS encoding DapH/DapD/GlmU-related protein gives MKTLRKLKKKVLKYFAKNLPCCSLRIFMYKNCGYKIGKHTYIAEGLTIAEKLEDTDNLRIGDRVAIGPNVTLLTSSDPNNSRIKPYVKIQRGRIVIEDDAWLGAGSIIMPEIRIGRGAVVGAGSVVTKNVDPYHIVAGVPAKTIKKVEMP, from the coding sequence ATGAAAACGTTAAGGAAATTGAAGAAAAAGGTACTCAAATACTTTGCTAAAAACCTGCCCTGTTGCAGTCTCCGGATATTTATGTACAAAAACTGCGGGTATAAGATCGGAAAGCACACTTACATAGCAGAAGGTCTAACAATCGCAGAAAAACTGGAAGATACTGATAACCTGAGAATCGGAGATAGAGTAGCTATAGGCCCAAACGTAACCCTGCTCACATCTTCAGACCCAAATAATTCCCGAATTAAACCTTATGTAAAAATTCAGAGAGGTCGGATAGTAATAGAAGACGATGCCTGGCTTGGCGCTGGCTCTATAATAATGCCTGAGATCAGAATTGGCAGGGGAGCTGTAGTCGGAGCCGGATCAGTCGTTACAAAAAATGTAGACCCTTATCATATCGTTGCAGGAGTGCCTGCCAAAACAATAAAAAAGGTTGAAATGCCGTGA